Proteins found in one Populus alba chromosome 14, ASM523922v2, whole genome shotgun sequence genomic segment:
- the LOC118041172 gene encoding ribonuclease 2, whose product MMASLSVQTLFVLLVFVTASYCMIEEASAVEGQREFDYFALSLQWPGTYCRHTRHCCSKNACCRGANAPTEFTIHGLWPDYNDGTWPACCTQSDFNEKEISTLHDALEKYWPSLSCGSPSSCRGTKGSFWAHEWEKHGTCSSPVVHDEYSYFSTTLNVYFKYNVTKVLNEAGYVPSNSEKYPLGGIVSAIENAFHATPQLVCSKGDLEELRLCFYKDFKPRDCVIQNDMYTSKSSCPKYVSLPAYVSLGLDGAGTEVSWVPDNEGDEAL is encoded by the exons ATGATGGCATCTCTCTCTGTCCAAACGCTGTTCGTGCTGCTCGTCTTCGTAACGGCATCGTATTGCATGATCGAGGAAGCGAGTGCAGTAGAAGGACAGAGGGAATTCGATTACTTCGCCTTGTCTCTGCAATGGCCTGGCACCTACTGCCGCCACACCCGCCATTGCTGCTCCAAAAATGCTTGTTGCCGAGG CGCAAATGCTCCGACTGAATTTACAATCC ATGGTCTCTGGCCTGACTATAATGATGGAACGTGGCCTGCGTGTTGTACTCAATCCGATTTCAATGAAAAGGAG ATCTCCACATTGCATGATGCTCTAGAGAAGTATTGGCCATCTCTTAGTTGTGGTTCACCATCATCTTGCCGTGGTACAAAAGGATCCTTTTGGGCACATGAG TGGG AGAAGCATGGAACTTGCTCCTCTCCAGTTGTTCATGATGAATATAGTTACTTCTCAACAACCCTCAATGTCTACTTTAAATATAATGTTACA AAAGTACTGAATGAAGCAGGATATGTTCCTTCAAATAGTGAGAAATATCCTCTTGGAGGCATTGTATCTGCTATCGAGAATGCTTTCCATGCAACCCCGCAACTGGTTTGCTCAAAGGGGGATTTGGAGGAACTTCGTTTATGCTTCTATAAGGATTTCAAG CCTCGGGACTGTGTAATTCAAAATGACATGTACACTTCAAAGAGCTCATGTCCGAAGTATGTTAGCTTGCCAGCATATGTTTCATTGG GGCTTGACGGAGCTGGAACAGAAGTCTCGTGGGTGCCTGATAATGAAGGTGATGAGGCTCTTTGA
- the LOC118041175 gene encoding uncharacterized protein, with protein MVQLFLREEPKRKEDVREEDSERAKRMIRLLKELESVIWSLITRSEARLWLYNTISCITSLTPYQKREVFVSLLRKTSKKALASQLWQLIFQKRPHEAGTLLAERSYVLEKFFQGNQTRILQWFSNFSSTGLRHKKGAKALSQFAFVHRNICWDELEWKGKHGQSPAVVATKPHYFLELDILRTVENFLENVPDFWTSREFADSLRDGDIFFVETKFFVDFFVGLMYEEDSRDVWEVINEFLMEESFSVLCQHLLITLEEQEFCSFLESLCKYLNRRMEPNDFGDSSCLLEFVLSKFSGYESIDQLLLLNAVIYRGRQLLKLLHDEESQEEQAKINDIVSNICSISSSTNSFVPILNECLKMRTTGGIKILGLQSWAFHYALSEKCQSAEAWESLFSNNGISFRKSDRFALLHGDELLEENDSEMDDRASTKRKSRKKKKSKKKRKRNSDDDDSYDHGLLDLDTSNSKLGLQARDGSWLLSTDGFSASWTNADLPEHLSKFCFSTWMKWAFAKWRNAA; from the exons ATGGTTCAGTTGTTCTTAAGAGAAGAACCTAAGAGGAAAGAAGACGTGCGTGAGGAAGATAGTGAACGTGCAAAGCGAATGATACGTCTTTTGAAGGAACTAGAATCAGTTATTTGGTCACTGATTACTCGATCAGAAGCACGTTTATGGCTTTACAACACTATATCATGCATCACCTCCCTTACTCCTTACCAAAAAAGAGAGGTTTTTGTGAGCTTATTGAGGAAGACGAGCAAGAAAGCTTTAGCTTCCCAGCTCTGGCAATTGATTTTTCAGAAGAGACCGCACGAAGCAGGAACACTTTTGGCCGAGAGAAGTTATGTGCTTGAGAAATTCTTTCaag GAAATCAAACCCGTATATTGCAATGGTTTTCCAACTTCTCCAGTACTGGATTAAGGCATAAAAAAGGTGCCAAAGCGCTTTCCCAATTCGCGTTTGTGCATCGAAATATATGTTGGGATGAGCTTGAGTGGAAGGGTAAACATGGGCAATCCCCTGCTGTGGTTGCAACCAAGCCACATTACTTTCTTGAGTTGGATATCCTACGAACGGTGgaaaattttcttgaaaatgtgCCTGACTTTTGGACTTCTAGAGAGTTTGCTGACTCGTTAAGAGacggtgatattttttttgtcgagACGAAattctttgtagatttttttgtgGGGTTGATGTATGAAGAGGATTCAAGAGATGTATGGGAAGTCATTAATGAGTTTCTTATGGAGGAGTCTTTCTCTGTTTTGTGTCAGCATCTCCTTATCACACTTGAAGAGCAGGAGTTCTGTTCTTTTCTTGAATCGCTTTGTAAATATTTGAATCGGAGAATGGAACCGAATGATTTTGGGGATTCTTCTTGCCTGCTTGAGTTTGTGCTCTCTAAATTCAGTGGTTATGAATCTATTGATCAGTTGCTTCTGTTGAATGCGGTTATTTATCGAGGACGTCAACTTCTAAAGCTTTTGCATGATGAAGAATCCCAGGAGGAACAggcaaaaattaatgatattgtGTCTAATATCTGCTCAATTTCAAGCAGTACTAACAGCTTTGTCCCTATACTGAATGAGTGCCTAAAGATGAGAACCACTGGAGGAATCAAGATCTTGGGGCTGCAGTCATGGGCCTTTCATTATGCATTATCAGAGAAATGCCAGAGTGCAGAGGCCTGGGAAtccttattttcaaataatggTATAAGTTTCCGCAAATCTGATAGATTCGCGCTGCTGCATGGTGATgaattgttggaagaaaatgaCTCTGAAATGGATGATAGAGCGTCAACTAAAAGAAAGAgcaggaagaaaaagaaaagtaaaaagaaaaggaaaaggaactcCGATGACGACGACAGCTATGACCATGGTCTGCTGGATTTAGACACATCAAATAGTAAACTAGGTTTGCAAGCTAGGGATGGGAGTTGGTTGCTCTCAACAGATGGGTTTTCTGCATCATGGACTAAC GCAGATCTCCCGGAACACCTCTCAAAGTTTTGCTTTTCCACGTGGATGAAGTGGGCATTTGCTAAGTGGAGGAACGCGGCTTAA